A portion of the Jaculus jaculus isolate mJacJac1 chromosome 5, mJacJac1.mat.Y.cur, whole genome shotgun sequence genome contains these proteins:
- the Dffb gene encoding DNA fragmentation factor subunit beta isoform X1, which translates to MCAALRQLKTVRLRALHSARKFGVAGRSCQELLRKGCLRFQLPVPGSRLCLYEDGTEVTEDYFPCLPDDAEVLLLAAGQTWQGYVSDINHFLSVFHEPHAGVIQAAKQLLSGEQAPLRQKLLADLLHHVSQNISAETREQDPSWFEGLESRFKNKSAYLRYSCESRIRGYLREVSAHASVVDVKVREEYVRILGSMCQKLKAVQYNGSYFDRGAEAGARLCTPEGWFSCQGPFDLESCLSKHSINPYGNRESRILFSTWNLDHIIEKKRSVVPTLAEAIQEQGGREVNWEYFYRLLFTSENLKLVHIACHKKTTHKLQCDRSRIYRPRTACKRQRPAPKHQ; encoded by the exons ATGTGCGCTGCGCTCCGCCAGCTCAAGACCGTCAGGCTGCGCGCCCTCCACAGCGCGCGCAAATTCGGTGTAGCGGGCCGGAGCTGCCAGGAGCTGCTGCGCAAGGGGTGCCTCCGCTTTCAG CTCCCGGTGCCCGGCTCCCGGCTGTGCCTGTATGAGGATGGCACGGAGGTGACTGAAGACTACTTTCCCTGCCTCCCTGATGATGCCGAGGTCCTGCTGCTCGCCGCTGGTCAGACCTGGCAGGGCT ATGTGAGTGACATCAATCACTTCCTCAGTGTGTTTCATGAGCCGCATGCTGGGGTCATCCAGGCCGCAAAGCAGCTGCTGTCTGGTGAACAGGCCCCATTGAGGCAGAAGCTACTAGCTGACCTTCTGCACCACGTCAGCCAGAACATCTCTGCTGAGACCCGGGAGCAGGATCCGTCATGGTTTGAAG GCTTGGAGTCCCGATTCAAGAATAAGTCTGCCTACCTGAGATACAGCTGTGAGAGCCGGATCCGGGGTTACCTGAGAGAG GTGAGTGCCCATGCCTCTGTGGTGGATGTAAAGGTGCGGGAGGAATACGTGCGGATCCTTGGCTCCATGTGCCAGAAGCTCAAGGCTGTGCAGTACAATGGCAGCTATTTCGACAGAGGGGCGGAGGCCGGTGCCCGGCTCTGCACACCGGAGGGCTGGTTCTCCTGCCAG GGCCCCTTTGACCTGGAGAGTTGCTTGTCCAAGCACTCCATCAACCCCTATGGCAACAGAGAGAGCCGGATCCTCTTTAGCACGTGGAACCTGGACCACAT AATAGAGAAGAAACGCTCCGTTGTGCCTACCCTGGCTGAAGCAATCCAAGAGCAGGGCGGGAGAGAGGTGAACTGGGAATATTTCTACAGGCTTCTTTTTACTTCAGAGAACCTGAAACTGGTGCACATTGCCTGCcacaaaaaaaccacacacaagcTCCAGTGTGATCGTAGCAGGATCTACAGACCCCGGACTGCATGTAAGAGGCAGCGGCCTGCTCCAAAACATCAATAA
- the Dffb gene encoding DNA fragmentation factor subunit beta isoform X3, with amino-acid sequence MCAALRQLKTVRLRALHSARKFGVAGRSCQELLRKGCLRFQLPVPGSRLCLYEDGTEVTEDYFPCLPDDAEVLLLAAGQTWQGYVSDINHFLSVFHEPHAGVIQAAKQLLSGEQAPLRQKLLADLLHHVSQNISAETREQDPSWFEGLESRFKNKSAYLRYSCESRIRGYLREVSAHASVVDVKVREEYVRILGSMCQKLKAVQYNGSYFDRGAEAGARLCTPEGWFSCQGPFDLESCLSKHSINPYGNRESRILFSTWNLDHICVCWPVGNRGSTLWSVAS; translated from the exons ATGTGCGCTGCGCTCCGCCAGCTCAAGACCGTCAGGCTGCGCGCCCTCCACAGCGCGCGCAAATTCGGTGTAGCGGGCCGGAGCTGCCAGGAGCTGCTGCGCAAGGGGTGCCTCCGCTTTCAG CTCCCGGTGCCCGGCTCCCGGCTGTGCCTGTATGAGGATGGCACGGAGGTGACTGAAGACTACTTTCCCTGCCTCCCTGATGATGCCGAGGTCCTGCTGCTCGCCGCTGGTCAGACCTGGCAGGGCT ATGTGAGTGACATCAATCACTTCCTCAGTGTGTTTCATGAGCCGCATGCTGGGGTCATCCAGGCCGCAAAGCAGCTGCTGTCTGGTGAACAGGCCCCATTGAGGCAGAAGCTACTAGCTGACCTTCTGCACCACGTCAGCCAGAACATCTCTGCTGAGACCCGGGAGCAGGATCCGTCATGGTTTGAAG GCTTGGAGTCCCGATTCAAGAATAAGTCTGCCTACCTGAGATACAGCTGTGAGAGCCGGATCCGGGGTTACCTGAGAGAG GTGAGTGCCCATGCCTCTGTGGTGGATGTAAAGGTGCGGGAGGAATACGTGCGGATCCTTGGCTCCATGTGCCAGAAGCTCAAGGCTGTGCAGTACAATGGCAGCTATTTCGACAGAGGGGCGGAGGCCGGTGCCCGGCTCTGCACACCGGAGGGCTGGTTCTCCTGCCAG GGCCCCTTTGACCTGGAGAGTTGCTTGTCCAAGCACTCCATCAACCCCTATGGCAACAGAGAGAGCCGGATCCTCTTTAGCACGTGGAACCTGGACCACAT ATGTGTCTGTTGGCCAGTGGGAAACAGGGGCAGCACCCTGTGGTCGGTGGCCTCATGA
- the Dffb gene encoding DNA fragmentation factor subunit beta isoform X2: MCAALRQLKTVRLRALHSARKFGVAGRSCQELLRKGCLRFQLPVPGSRLCLYEDGTEVTEDYFPCLPDDAEVLLLAAGQTWQGYVSDINHFLSVFHEPHAGVIQAAKQLLSGEQAPLRQKLLADLLHHVSQNISAETREQDPSWFEGLESRFKNKSAYLRYSCESRIRGYLREVSAHASVVDVKVREEYVRILGSMCQKLKAVQYNGSYFDRGAEAGARLCTPEGWFSCQGPFDLESCLSKHSINPYGNRESRILFSTWNLDHIEPETGAHCLPQKNHTQAPV; this comes from the exons ATGTGCGCTGCGCTCCGCCAGCTCAAGACCGTCAGGCTGCGCGCCCTCCACAGCGCGCGCAAATTCGGTGTAGCGGGCCGGAGCTGCCAGGAGCTGCTGCGCAAGGGGTGCCTCCGCTTTCAG CTCCCGGTGCCCGGCTCCCGGCTGTGCCTGTATGAGGATGGCACGGAGGTGACTGAAGACTACTTTCCCTGCCTCCCTGATGATGCCGAGGTCCTGCTGCTCGCCGCTGGTCAGACCTGGCAGGGCT ATGTGAGTGACATCAATCACTTCCTCAGTGTGTTTCATGAGCCGCATGCTGGGGTCATCCAGGCCGCAAAGCAGCTGCTGTCTGGTGAACAGGCCCCATTGAGGCAGAAGCTACTAGCTGACCTTCTGCACCACGTCAGCCAGAACATCTCTGCTGAGACCCGGGAGCAGGATCCGTCATGGTTTGAAG GCTTGGAGTCCCGATTCAAGAATAAGTCTGCCTACCTGAGATACAGCTGTGAGAGCCGGATCCGGGGTTACCTGAGAGAG GTGAGTGCCCATGCCTCTGTGGTGGATGTAAAGGTGCGGGAGGAATACGTGCGGATCCTTGGCTCCATGTGCCAGAAGCTCAAGGCTGTGCAGTACAATGGCAGCTATTTCGACAGAGGGGCGGAGGCCGGTGCCCGGCTCTGCACACCGGAGGGCTGGTTCTCCTGCCAG GGCCCCTTTGACCTGGAGAGTTGCTTGTCCAAGCACTCCATCAACCCCTATGGCAACAGAGAGAGCCGGATCCTCTTTAGCACGTGGAACCTGGACCACAT AGAACCTGAAACTGGTGCACATTGCCTGCcacaaaaaaaccacacacaagcTCCAGTGTGA
- the C5H1orf174 gene encoding UPF0688 protein C1orf174 homolog yields MRNRKLTGGVRSSARLRARSCSAANLASAQDVAGSSSAKTACLTTSSHKAPDRRISKKFKYDKGHLLKAELQRLVPKSDIAAVPKVVPTAPCENELAEGGAQLTDGETVIPAQQESAGVLPGRCQAVSESEAPSAETEDGPSAAEPSSGAPAQEPNSSSSRQAEPVLQTEAVQAPQLLMDSSVFQDDDSNQPMPVSRFFGNVELMQDLPPASSSCPSMSRREFRKMHFRAKDDEDDDDAEM; encoded by the exons ATGAGGAACAGGAAG CTCACAGGTGGAGTGCGATCCTCCGCGCGCCTGCGGGCCCGAAGTTGCTCTGCAGCCAATTTGGCCTCTGCCCAGGACGTCGCTGGCTCTTCGTCTGCCAAGACAGCATGTCTG ACGACTTCATCACACAAGGCCCCAGACAGACGAATTTCCAAGAAGTTCAAGTATGACAAAGGTCACCTTTTGAAGGCAGAATTACAGAGACTTGTCCCCAAAAGTGACATTGCTGCTGTGCCAAAAGTGGTTCCCACAGCCCCTTGTGAAAATGAGCTTGCAGAAGGGGGTGCCCAGCTCACAGACGGCGAGACTGTGATCCCTGCCCAGCAGGAGAGTGCAGGTGTTCTTCCTGGCCGCTGCCAAGCTGTGAGTGAGAGTGAGGCTCCCTCAGCAGAGACTGAAGATGGCCCGTCTGCAGCAGAACCCAGCTCTGGTGCACCAGCCCAGGAGCCAAACAGCAGTTCCAGCAGGCAGGCCGAGCCTGTGCTCCAAACAGAGGCAGTGCAGGCACCTCAGCTTCTCATGGACAGCAGCGTCTTTCAGGATGATGACAGCAATCAGCCCATGCCAGTGAGCCGCTTCTTCGGGAATGTAGAGCTCATGCAG GACCTGCCACCAGCCTCTTCATCTTGCCCTTCGATGAGCAGACGAGAATTCAGAAAAATGCATTTCAGAGCCAAAGACGATGAGGATGACGATGATGCAGAAATGTAG